The following proteins are co-located in the Sulfurospirillum deleyianum DSM 6946 genome:
- the mog gene encoding molybdopterin adenylyltransferase — protein sequence MKAKIGILTVSDRASAGVYEDLSGKAIIETLSVYLSSEWESVYEVIPDEQTLIEEALKDMSDVQGCSLIVTTGGTGPALRDVTPEATEAVCEKMMPGFGELMRQVSLKYVPTAILSRQTAGIRGKSLIINLPGKPKSIRECLDAVFPAVPYCLDLIGGAYLTCNEEVMKPFRPKA from the coding sequence ATGAAAGCAAAAATAGGTATTTTAACCGTTTCAGATCGTGCGAGTGCGGGTGTGTATGAAGACCTCTCTGGAAAAGCGATTATAGAGACTTTGAGCGTGTATTTAAGCTCTGAGTGGGAGAGTGTTTATGAGGTCATTCCTGATGAGCAAACGCTGATTGAAGAGGCTTTAAAAGATATGTCAGATGTGCAAGGCTGCTCACTTATTGTGACCACAGGTGGAACAGGACCAGCGCTTAGGGATGTTACGCCTGAAGCAACAGAAGCGGTGTGTGAGAAGATGATGCCAGGTTTTGGGGAACTGATGCGCCAAGTGAGTTTAAAGTATGTTCCAACAGCGATTCTCTCTCGTCAAACTGCGGGAATTCGAGGTAAGAGTTTAATCATTAATCTACCAGGGAAACCAAAATCGATTCGTGAGTGTTTGGATGCTGTGTTTCCTGCGGTGCCATACTGTCTTGATTTGATTGGTGGGGCGTATCTTACATGTAACGAAGAGGTAATGAAGCCTTTTCGCCCTAAAGCATAA
- a CDS encoding glutathione peroxidase has translation MSLYDFEVTTIEGKKTTLEAYKGKVLLIVNVASKCGFTYQYEGLEKLYKTYKDKGFVVLGFPCNQFSEQEPGNEEEIKNFCSLTYDVTFPMFSKIDVNGAKAHPLYVYLKKEQSGFLGSEGIKWNFTKFLVDKNGHVLERFAPTTKPESLEETIKGLL, from the coding sequence ATGTCACTTTATGATTTTGAAGTTACCACGATTGAGGGGAAAAAAACAACACTGGAAGCTTACAAAGGCAAGGTTTTACTCATCGTCAATGTTGCGAGTAAATGCGGTTTTACTTACCAATACGAAGGTTTGGAAAAACTCTACAAAACCTACAAAGACAAAGGCTTCGTTGTTTTAGGGTTCCCGTGCAATCAATTTTCAGAGCAAGAACCAGGCAATGAAGAGGAGATAAAAAACTTCTGCTCTTTAACCTACGATGTTACCTTTCCTATGTTCTCCAAAATTGATGTCAATGGAGCAAAGGCACATCCTTTGTATGTCTATCTTAAAAAAGAACAATCAGGATTTTTGGGGAGCGAGGGTATCAAATGGAATTTTACAAAATTCTTGGTCGATAAAAATGGACATGTCCTTGAGCGTTTTGCACCTACCACGAAACCTGAGAGTCTTGAGGAGACCATTAAGGGCTTATTGTAG
- a CDS encoding DUF2018 family protein has protein sequence MFNEEDDDFLIGTPQSKFFDILFHANREIVKNKLLQCIDRYNAMELLLEQHLGEEVLEKEIQSTLLEKSDTVLERNQDLFIALMGEILSQNE, from the coding sequence ATGTTTAATGAAGAGGACGATGATTTTTTAATAGGAACACCGCAAAGTAAATTTTTTGACATTCTTTTTCATGCAAATAGAGAGATTGTTAAAAATAAATTGCTACAATGCATCGACCGTTACAATGCAATGGAACTTCTCTTAGAACAGCATTTGGGTGAAGAGGTTCTTGAAAAAGAGATTCAATCCACCCTTTTAGAAAAGAGTGATACTGTTCTAGAACGCAATCAAGACTTGTTCATTGCGCTTATGGGAGAGATTTTAAGCCAAAATGAGTAA
- a CDS encoding Rrf2 family transcriptional regulator, which yields MSLLSTKGMYGLSAMYQLFLAKSSKPLQIKEISTRAEIPQNYLEQLLILLRQAGLVNSVRGAYGGYLLAKAAENILIKDILIALEGNLLVIDGEIKDPVLRIFYEECTAKLQEIFNVPLSEFDLYAERLSHQLNYSI from the coding sequence ATGTCATTACTTTCAACCAAAGGTATGTATGGTCTAAGTGCCATGTACCAGCTCTTTTTAGCCAAAAGCAGTAAACCTCTGCAAATTAAAGAGATTTCAACACGGGCTGAAATCCCTCAAAATTATCTGGAGCAACTCTTGATTTTATTGCGTCAAGCAGGACTGGTTAACAGTGTTAGAGGGGCGTACGGTGGCTATTTATTGGCTAAAGCAGCAGAGAATATTTTGATTAAAGATATTTTGATTGCACTAGAGGGAAATCTACTCGTCATTGATGGTGAGATAAAAGATCCTGTTTTACGCATTTTTTACGAAGAGTGCACCGCTAAGTTGCAAGAAATTTTCAATGTGCCTTTATCGGAATTTGACCTATACGCTGAGCGTTTAAGTCATCAATTAAACTATAGCATCTAA
- the hisD gene encoding histidinol dehydrogenase, which translates to MLLLKTNEENFKAQFDELLRRGHMDMENVSKIVLTIIAEIKEQGNGAVKAHIEKFDKWYVENDEALEVKTADMKQAYDALDVKLREALELAYQRIYTYHEKMMPKSWLDFEDNGTVLGQKVTPVDRAGLYIPGGKAAYPSSLLMNAIPALVAGVKEIVVCTPAPNNELNPLLLAAMHLCGIKKAYKVGGASAIAAMAYGTQSIPKVDVITGPGNIFVATAKKLVFGEVNIDMIAGPSEIGVLADESANPHHLAIDLLSQAEHDEMASSILITPSLEIAEKTKTEVYAWLETLERKAIAEVSIKERGAIIVTSSMDEAVDLMNQIAPEHLEVVTSHPFDLLPKIRHAGAIFMGAYTPEPMGDYIAGPNHTLPTGGTAKFYSPLGVENFLKRSSIISMSKQGIEEIGEACALLAHTEGLGAHEASVRVRLKK; encoded by the coding sequence ATGTTACTTTTAAAAACGAATGAAGAAAATTTTAAAGCCCAATTTGATGAACTTTTACGTCGTGGGCATATGGATATGGAAAATGTCTCCAAAATCGTGTTAACTATTATTGCTGAGATTAAAGAGCAAGGTAATGGCGCAGTAAAGGCGCATATTGAAAAATTTGATAAATGGTATGTTGAAAATGATGAAGCCCTTGAAGTGAAAACCGCTGATATGAAACAAGCCTATGATGCTCTGGATGTAAAGCTCAGAGAAGCGTTAGAACTTGCATATCAGCGCATCTATACCTACCATGAAAAAATGATGCCAAAATCATGGCTTGATTTTGAAGATAATGGGACGGTTTTAGGACAAAAAGTAACCCCTGTGGATAGGGCGGGGCTTTACATCCCTGGCGGTAAAGCGGCGTATCCAAGCTCTCTTTTAATGAACGCCATTCCAGCCCTTGTTGCAGGGGTTAAAGAGATAGTCGTATGTACTCCTGCACCCAATAATGAGCTTAATCCTCTGCTTTTGGCGGCGATGCATTTGTGTGGCATCAAAAAGGCGTATAAAGTAGGCGGTGCAAGTGCGATTGCGGCGATGGCGTATGGTACGCAGAGTATTCCTAAAGTCGATGTTATCACGGGACCTGGCAACATTTTTGTTGCAACGGCTAAAAAATTGGTTTTTGGTGAAGTGAATATTGATATGATAGCAGGGCCTAGTGAGATTGGTGTATTGGCGGATGAGAGTGCAAACCCTCACCATTTAGCGATTGATTTGCTTTCCCAAGCCGAACACGATGAGATGGCAAGTTCTATTTTGATTACTCCTTCTTTAGAGATTGCTGAAAAAACGAAAACAGAAGTCTATGCGTGGCTTGAAACATTAGAGCGCAAGGCGATTGCGGAGGTTTCGATTAAAGAGCGTGGGGCGATTATTGTCACTTCTAGCATGGATGAAGCGGTGGATTTGATGAATCAAATTGCCCCTGAGCACTTAGAAGTGGTGACATCGCATCCGTTTGATTTATTGCCGAAAATTCGCCACGCTGGGGCTATTTTTATGGGTGCTTATACGCCTGAGCCTATGGGAGATTACATCGCAGGGCCAAACCATACGCTTCCCACAGGTGGAACGGCTAAGTTTTACTCACCTTTGGGGGTTGAAAATTTCTTAAAGCGCTCTTCCATCATTAGTATGAGCAAACAAGGGATTGAAGAAATAGGTGAGGCGTGTGCGCTTTTAGCCCATACAGAAGGGTTGGGTGCGCATGAAGCAAGTGTACGAGTTCGTTTGAAAAAATAG
- a CDS encoding pyridoxal-phosphate dependent enzyme — protein MFSSSAFQSHFFQNRTLYLKRDDLLHPDFSGNKARKFHYFLTHEFPHIKRVVSSGSNQSNAMYSLSVLARLKGWEFIYVCDHVPSFLRENPIGNYKAALENGMRLIESSNREATSLEFIDEKSLHVSEGGRQSKAEEGIKRLADELKEDVHQAGLKEPYLFLPSGTGTTALFLQKHLPFPVFTCNTVGNSAYLQKQWEMVEPSLKMYPTILEGSKKYHYGKLYIELYVLWQKLKVEMGVEFDLLYDPVGWSVFLEHLPNLQGEPIYLHQGGLLGNISMEERYKRKKTIIKTL, from the coding sequence ATGTTTTCTTCATCTGCTTTTCAATCACACTTTTTTCAAAATCGAACCCTTTATCTTAAACGTGATGATCTGTTGCACCCTGATTTTTCAGGCAATAAAGCACGAAAATTTCACTACTTTTTAACGCATGAATTTCCTCATATTAAGCGTGTGGTAAGCTCAGGCTCCAATCAATCCAATGCTATGTATTCACTCTCTGTTTTGGCTCGTTTAAAAGGGTGGGAGTTTATCTATGTGTGTGACCATGTACCATCTTTTTTAAGAGAAAATCCCATCGGCAATTATAAAGCTGCTTTAGAAAATGGGATGCGTCTCATTGAGTCGTCTAACAGGGAAGCAACGTCGCTTGAATTTATCGATGAGAAGAGTTTACATGTAAGCGAAGGTGGACGCCAGAGCAAGGCGGAAGAGGGCATAAAACGTTTAGCCGATGAACTTAAAGAGGATGTTCATCAAGCGGGGCTCAAAGAGCCTTATCTCTTTTTACCCTCAGGTACAGGCACCACCGCACTGTTTTTACAAAAGCATTTACCATTTCCTGTTTTTACATGTAACACGGTTGGCAATAGTGCTTATTTACAAAAGCAGTGGGAGATGGTAGAGCCTTCTTTAAAGATGTATCCTACGATTTTGGAAGGTTCAAAAAAGTACCATTATGGAAAATTATACATAGAATTGTATGTATTATGGCAGAAATTGAAGGTGGAAATGGGTGTTGAGTTTGATTTGCTCTATGATCCTGTTGGCTGGAGTGTATTTTTAGAGCATTTACCTAACCTTCAAGGAGAGCCTATTTACCTCCATCAAGGTGGCCTTTTGGGTAATATCTCGATGGAAGAACGCTATAAGCGAAAAAAAACTATAATTAAAACCTTATGA
- the cysK gene encoding cysteine synthase A — protein sequence MYAHNVTELIGNTPLVKLNHASNASNTLILGKCEFLNPSHSVKDRIGFHMIKTALEKGLINETSVIIEPTSGNTGIGLATVCASLGLKLVLTMPSSMSLERRKLLAALGAELVLTEPTLGMKGAVDKANELSKEIPNAFVPQQFANESNPAIHYQTTAEEIWRDTEGKVDIFIAAVGTGGTITGTGKRLKELNPNIQIIAVEPETSPVLSGGNPGPHKIQGIGAGFVPSVLDTKIYNEVVKVSYENAIETSRDLAKKEGLLVGISAGANVYVTSEVAKRAENKGKTIVTILCDTGERYLSAGLYEYKES from the coding sequence ATGTACGCACATAATGTTACCGAACTCATCGGAAATACCCCCCTTGTAAAACTAAATCATGCGTCTAACGCTTCAAATACGCTCATTTTAGGTAAATGTGAATTTTTAAATCCTTCGCATTCAGTGAAAGACCGTATCGGATTTCATATGATTAAAACAGCGCTTGAGAAAGGGCTTATCAACGAGACTTCTGTCATTATCGAACCCACTAGCGGGAACACGGGCATTGGGTTGGCTACGGTATGTGCGAGTTTAGGCTTAAAACTTGTGCTTACCATGCCAAGTTCTATGAGTTTGGAACGCCGTAAACTCCTAGCTGCCTTAGGCGCTGAGCTGGTTTTAACGGAGCCAACCTTAGGGATGAAAGGTGCTGTTGATAAAGCCAATGAACTTTCCAAAGAGATACCAAACGCTTTTGTTCCACAGCAATTTGCCAATGAGTCCAACCCAGCGATTCATTATCAAACCACTGCTGAGGAGATTTGGAGAGACACCGAGGGCAAAGTCGATATTTTTATTGCCGCGGTGGGGACAGGAGGAACGATTACAGGTACAGGGAAGCGTCTTAAAGAGCTAAATCCCAACATCCAAATCATCGCCGTCGAGCCAGAAACTTCCCCCGTGCTTTCAGGTGGAAATCCAGGCCCTCATAAAATTCAAGGCATTGGTGCAGGATTTGTTCCTTCTGTTTTAGACACAAAAATTTATAACGAAGTGGTCAAAGTGAGCTATGAAAATGCCATAGAAACTTCACGAGACCTTGCGAAAAAAGAAGGGCTCTTAGTGGGAATTTCAGCAGGAGCTAACGTTTATGTTACCTCTGAAGTTGCGAAAAGAGCTGAAAATAAGGGGAAAACCATTGTCACCATTTTATGTGACACGGGTGAGCGTTATTTGAGTGCGGGATTGTACGAATATAAAGAGTCGTAA
- a CDS encoding valine--tRNA ligase — MSEKSTVYNPKEIEESYYKIWESRGYFEVDGNKAIQEEGKNFAIMMPPPNVTGSLHIGHALTFTLQDIITRFKRMDGFKTLWQPGTDHAGIATQNVVEKQLLSQGIKKEELGREKFLEKVWEWKAYSGGQIVHQMRKLGVSPAWSRERFTMDEGLKNAVRKSFVKWYDEGLIVRGNYMVNWCTHDGALSDIEVEYEQNKGKLYHLKYFLKDSNDYLVVATTRPETYFGDTAVMVHPEDERYQHLIGHKVVLPLIGREIEIIADEHVDMSFGTGCVKVTPAHDVNDYEVGKRHNLEFITIFDPNGILNEQCGAFQGLERLEARAPIMAKLESEGFVDKVEDYENQVGHCYRCKNVVEPYISKQWFVKKEIAEGAIAKVNEHLAQFYPSHWLNSYNAWMKELRDWCISRQLWWGHQIPVFYCDACGHEWASENEVEHTCPKCQSKQIHQDPDVLDTWFSSGLWPFSTLGWGNGEALKNEKWFENDLKEFYPNTLLITGFDILFFWVARMMFSGEHTFKELPFKDIYLHALVKDEHGQKMSKSKGNVIDPLDSIAEYSADTLRFTLAILAVQGRDIKLSSEKLEQIRNFTNKLYNASRFLLMNASSFEDLEKLEIKTALGAYMKSRLAVAQEEVREHFSSYRFNDAATTLYRFLWGEFCDWGIELSKADKPAILELGSIFKEAMKLLHPFMPFISEFLYQELSDTNLEESESIMVKCYPRDLKRDASIEQTFELVIEAIVGIRRAKANIDLANKKIEHAYIKVENNQNLKEAMKYISLLAKVENIDFIETKIANAATDVGDNVEVFIPLNGVDLSPIIERLNNQKIKLEKEIQKLSGMLSNERFVANAPKEVIAENQKGLDDARAKMAKIDAELSSLGM, encoded by the coding sequence ATGAGCGAAAAAAGCACCGTTTACAATCCAAAAGAGATTGAAGAAAGTTACTATAAAATTTGGGAAAGCCGAGGCTATTTTGAAGTAGATGGCAACAAAGCCATTCAAGAAGAAGGTAAAAACTTCGCCATCATGATGCCCCCTCCCAATGTCACAGGAAGTTTACACATCGGACATGCCCTCACTTTTACCCTGCAAGATATTATCACCCGTTTTAAACGTATGGATGGATTTAAAACCCTGTGGCAACCAGGCACAGACCATGCGGGTATTGCCACACAAAACGTGGTTGAAAAACAACTCTTGAGCCAAGGCATTAAAAAAGAGGAGCTTGGACGTGAGAAGTTCTTAGAAAAAGTCTGGGAATGGAAAGCGTACAGTGGCGGACAAATTGTTCACCAAATGCGAAAGCTTGGTGTCTCTCCAGCGTGGAGCAGAGAGCGTTTTACGATGGATGAAGGACTTAAAAATGCCGTTCGCAAATCCTTTGTGAAATGGTACGATGAGGGATTAATCGTTCGTGGTAACTACATGGTCAACTGGTGTACGCACGATGGTGCACTCAGTGACATTGAAGTGGAGTATGAGCAAAACAAAGGCAAACTCTACCACCTCAAATACTTCCTTAAAGATTCCAATGACTACCTCGTTGTAGCCACCACCCGTCCAGAGACCTACTTTGGTGACACGGCGGTCATGGTTCACCCTGAGGATGAGCGTTATCAACATCTTATTGGACACAAAGTGGTGCTTCCACTCATTGGTCGTGAAATCGAAATCATTGCGGATGAGCATGTCGATATGAGCTTTGGAACAGGATGTGTTAAAGTCACCCCCGCACACGATGTTAATGACTACGAAGTGGGCAAACGCCATAACCTAGAGTTCATTACGATTTTTGATCCAAACGGCATTTTAAATGAGCAGTGTGGCGCATTTCAAGGCTTAGAGCGTTTGGAAGCTCGAGCACCCATTATGGCAAAACTAGAATCAGAGGGCTTTGTCGATAAAGTCGAAGACTATGAAAATCAAGTGGGTCACTGCTACCGTTGTAAAAATGTCGTGGAGCCTTACATCTCAAAACAGTGGTTTGTTAAAAAAGAGATTGCTGAGGGTGCGATTGCAAAAGTCAATGAACATTTAGCGCAATTTTACCCAAGCCATTGGCTTAACTCCTACAATGCATGGATGAAAGAGTTACGTGATTGGTGTATTTCACGCCAACTTTGGTGGGGACATCAGATTCCTGTGTTTTATTGTGATGCGTGTGGGCATGAGTGGGCGAGTGAAAACGAAGTCGAACACACCTGCCCTAAATGCCAAAGCAAACAGATTCATCAAGACCCAGACGTACTTGATACATGGTTTAGCTCAGGCTTATGGCCATTTTCCACACTGGGTTGGGGCAATGGTGAAGCACTAAAAAATGAAAAGTGGTTTGAAAATGACCTCAAAGAGTTCTACCCTAACACGCTTTTAATTACAGGCTTTGATATTCTTTTCTTCTGGGTCGCTCGTATGATGTTCTCAGGTGAACACACCTTTAAAGAGCTTCCATTCAAAGACATTTACCTGCATGCACTGGTAAAAGACGAACACGGTCAAAAAATGAGTAAAAGTAAAGGCAATGTCATCGACCCACTCGATAGCATCGCAGAGTACAGTGCCGACACCCTTCGCTTTACCCTCGCCATCTTAGCCGTTCAAGGACGTGACATTAAACTAAGCTCTGAAAAACTAGAGCAAATTCGTAACTTTACCAACAAACTCTACAATGCTTCTCGTTTCTTACTGATGAATGCCTCCTCATTTGAAGATTTGGAAAAACTTGAAATCAAAACTGCTTTGGGCGCTTACATGAAGAGCCGTTTAGCCGTGGCGCAAGAAGAGGTACGTGAACACTTTAGTTCTTACCGCTTTAATGATGCCGCAACAACGCTTTACCGCTTTTTATGGGGTGAGTTTTGTGACTGGGGTATTGAGCTAAGTAAAGCAGACAAGCCTGCGATTTTAGAGCTAGGTTCTATCTTTAAAGAGGCGATGAAACTCTTACATCCTTTTATGCCTTTTATCTCAGAGTTTCTCTATCAAGAACTCTCCGACACCAACCTAGAAGAGAGCGAGTCCATCATGGTAAAATGCTATCCACGTGACTTAAAACGTGATGCAAGCATTGAGCAAACCTTTGAACTCGTCATTGAAGCCATTGTTGGCATTCGTCGTGCCAAAGCCAATATTGATTTAGCCAACAAAAAAATAGAACACGCTTACATTAAAGTTGAGAACAACCAAAACCTTAAAGAAGCGATGAAATACATTAGTTTATTAGCAAAAGTTGAAAATATCGACTTTATAGAGACAAAAATTGCCAATGCAGCGACCGATGTTGGCGATAACGTTGAGGTGTTTATTCCACTCAATGGCGTCGATTTAAGCCCCATTATTGAACGCTTAAATAATCAAAAAATCAAACTTGAAAAAGAGATTCAAAAGCTAAGCGGTATGCTTTCAAACGAGCGCTTTGTCGCCAATGCTCCTAAAGAAGTCATTGCAGAAAATCAAAAAGGCTTGGATGATGCTAGAGCTAAAATGGCGAAAATTGACGCAGAATTAAGTTCTCTTGGAATGTAA
- a CDS encoding GGDEF domain-containing protein: MKKIPSKLIKNPLLIGFIALMLNLIISTIPLLFLYENYQQAHQSLTHLETFFNYLNFIELTLLYALFFSFIFASVIALFSFFLKKSYLQIEELSHFDGLTKLYNRLMFVTLFQKEIQKVKRSKKCLFLVIIDLDDFKSINDNFGHLIGDLAIKTTASTLKTILRNSDTIGRFGGDEFVICIVDHDKDAASHTVNRILNEFNQKSLPITRNDQPHELHINLSIGYTMYKIEDDFTTMLQRADQALYISKEAGKNTATFLA; this comes from the coding sequence ATGAAAAAGATACCCAGCAAACTGATTAAAAATCCTCTTCTAATAGGTTTCATCGCACTCATGCTCAATCTTATTATTAGTACCATTCCTCTTCTTTTTTTATATGAAAATTATCAACAAGCGCATCAAAGCTTAACCCATTTAGAAACCTTTTTTAATTATCTCAATTTCATTGAACTCACGCTTCTTTATGCTCTCTTTTTTTCATTCATTTTTGCAAGCGTTATTGCGCTTTTCTCTTTTTTTCTTAAAAAATCTTACCTTCAAATTGAAGAGCTCTCCCATTTTGATGGACTCACCAAACTCTACAACCGTCTCATGTTTGTCACCCTTTTTCAAAAAGAGATTCAAAAAGTTAAGCGCTCAAAAAAATGCCTCTTTTTGGTTATTATTGATTTAGATGATTTTAAATCCATTAACGACAATTTTGGACACCTTATTGGTGATTTAGCGATTAAAACAACCGCTTCCACATTAAAAACCATTTTACGTAACTCAGATACGATTGGTCGTTTTGGTGGTGATGAGTTTGTGATTTGCATTGTGGATCATGACAAAGACGCTGCTTCACACACCGTTAATCGTATCTTAAATGAATTTAACCAAAAAAGTCTCCCCATCACACGCAATGACCAACCACATGAACTGCACATTAACCTAAGCATTGGTTATACCATGTATAAAATAGAAGATGATTTTACAACCATGCTCCAACGTGCCGATCAAGCGCTTTATATCTCCAAAGAAGCAGGTAAAAATACCGCAACTTTTTTAGCCTAA
- the fbaA gene encoding class II fructose-bisphosphate aldolase, whose translation MLNTKIFDCIKPGVVTGDDLQKLFAIAKANQYALPAVNVVGTNSVNAVLEAAKVANSPVIVQFSNGGAEFYAGKGVSGLQAGVLGAISGALHVHTLAEAYGVPVILHTDHAARKLLPWIDSLLDASEKHFAQTGKPLFSSHMLDLSEESLEENIQTCVAYLKRMSKMGMTLEIELGCTGGEEDGVDNTGLDNSALYTQPQDVAYAYEELMKVSPNFTIAASFGNVHGVYKPGNVHLTPKILDNSQKYIEEKFKTEAKPVNFVFHGGSGSELADIREAVGYGVIKMNIDTDTQWAFWDGVKGYVEKYSAYLQGQIGNPEGDDKPNKKYYDPRKWLRSGEETVKNRLLQAFEDLNCMNRN comes from the coding sequence ATGTTGAACACAAAAATTTTTGATTGTATAAAACCAGGGGTTGTGACAGGTGATGATTTGCAGAAGCTCTTTGCGATTGCCAAAGCAAATCAGTATGCCCTTCCTGCGGTGAATGTTGTAGGAACAAACTCGGTAAATGCAGTTTTAGAAGCGGCAAAAGTTGCCAATTCTCCTGTGATTGTTCAGTTCTCTAATGGAGGTGCTGAATTTTATGCGGGTAAGGGTGTGAGTGGACTTCAAGCGGGTGTGCTTGGAGCCATTAGTGGTGCGCTACATGTTCATACTTTAGCAGAAGCGTATGGCGTTCCTGTTATTTTACATACAGACCATGCCGCACGTAAACTTCTACCGTGGATTGATAGTTTGTTAGATGCGAGTGAGAAACATTTCGCACAAACAGGCAAACCTCTTTTTAGCTCTCATATGTTAGATCTCTCTGAAGAGTCTTTGGAAGAGAACATTCAAACGTGTGTGGCGTATTTGAAACGTATGAGTAAGATGGGTATGACTTTAGAGATAGAGCTAGGGTGTACGGGTGGCGAAGAAGATGGCGTAGATAATACAGGTCTTGATAATTCAGCTCTCTACACGCAGCCTCAAGATGTTGCGTATGCGTATGAAGAGCTTATGAAAGTCAGTCCAAATTTCACCATTGCTGCTTCTTTTGGTAATGTGCATGGGGTTTATAAACCTGGTAATGTGCATTTAACACCCAAGATTTTAGATAATTCTCAAAAATACATTGAGGAAAAATTTAAAACAGAGGCGAAACCTGTCAATTTTGTGTTTCATGGCGGAAGTGGTAGTGAACTAGCTGATATTCGTGAAGCAGTTGGTTATGGTGTCATTAAAATGAACATTGACACTGATACCCAATGGGCATTTTGGGACGGGGTAAAAGGGTATGTTGAAAAGTATTCTGCTTACCTTCAAGGACAAATTGGTAACCCAGAGGGTGATGATAAACCCAATAAAAAATACTATGATCCACGCAAATGGCTTCGTTCTGGTGAAGAAACGGTGAAAAATCGTCTGCTTCAAGCCTTTGAAGACCTTAATTGTATGAATCGTAATTAA
- a CDS encoding O-acetylhomoserine aminocarboxypropyltransferase/cysteine synthase family protein, with protein MHQETLALHFGYDKQSFGAMSVPVYQTTAYDFGSAETAANRFALKELGPIYTRLNNPTTDVLESRIAAVENGGAAIATASGQAAIFYAVANLAEVGDNIIVAKKVYGGSTSLLTHTLKRFGIEARVFESDEADDLEALVDEKTKAIFFESLSNPQIAIPNIEKIVAVAQKYNIISICDNTVATPILFQPFAHGIDVSVHSASKYINGQGSAIGGLVVEAKGLNAKLIGNPRYPQFNEPDESYHGLVYADLPFPIFSLRIRLSLIRDIGATISPYNAWLLIQGLETLSLRVKEHSRNAYKIAKFLASHPKVKKVSYPGLESDALHIRAKQYFKEAQTSGLLSFEVEDFEFAKHILNSTKLFSVVVNIGDSKSIITHPASTTHQQLSHEELELAGVKEGLIRLSIGLENADDLIEDLSKALG; from the coding sequence ATGCATCAAGAAACATTGGCACTTCATTTCGGATACGATAAACAAAGTTTTGGGGCGATGTCTGTTCCTGTTTACCAAACAACCGCCTACGATTTTGGTTCTGCAGAAACAGCAGCAAATCGTTTTGCACTCAAAGAGTTAGGCCCTATTTATACACGACTGAACAATCCCACAACCGATGTTCTTGAGTCTCGTATCGCAGCGGTTGAAAACGGTGGCGCAGCGATTGCAACCGCAAGTGGTCAAGCGGCTATTTTTTATGCGGTTGCCAACCTCGCAGAAGTGGGCGATAACATCATTGTGGCAAAAAAAGTCTATGGAGGCTCCACCAGCCTTTTAACGCACACACTCAAACGTTTTGGCATTGAAGCAAGAGTCTTTGAGAGCGATGAAGCAGATGATTTGGAAGCCCTTGTCGATGAGAAAACCAAAGCCATCTTTTTTGAATCCCTCTCCAACCCGCAAATTGCGATTCCAAACATTGAAAAAATTGTTGCGGTGGCGCAAAAATACAACATTATCTCTATTTGTGATAATACCGTTGCTACCCCTATTCTTTTCCAGCCTTTTGCACATGGTATTGATGTGAGTGTGCACAGTGCGAGTAAATACATTAACGGTCAAGGAAGTGCTATTGGTGGTCTTGTGGTAGAAGCTAAAGGGCTTAATGCCAAACTCATTGGCAACCCTCGTTATCCACAATTTAATGAGCCTGATGAGAGTTATCATGGGTTGGTCTATGCGGATTTGCCCTTTCCTATCTTTTCACTCAGGATTCGCCTTTCACTCATTCGAGACATTGGAGCGACCATCTCGCCTTATAACGCATGGTTACTCATTCAAGGGCTTGAAACCCTTTCTCTTCGAGTCAAAGAACACTCACGCAATGCCTATAAAATAGCGAAATTTTTAGCGTCGCATCCAAAAGTTAAAAAAGTCTCCTATCCGGGGCTTGAAAGTGATGCTTTACATATAAGAGCCAAACAGTACTTTAAAGAGGCGCAAACATCGGGACTTTTGAGCTTTGAAGTGGAAGATTTTGAATTTGCTAAACATATTTTAAACAGCACCAAACTCTTCTCCGTGGTGGTGAATATTGGCGATTCTAAATCCATTATTACCCATCCAGCCAGCACCACACACCAACAACTTTCACATGAAGAGCTTGAACTTGCAGGAGTAAAAGAGGGACTCATTCGTTTAAGTATTGGGCTTGAAAATGCCGATGATTTGATTGAAGATTTAAGCAAAGCGTTAGGTTAA